One region of Permianibacter fluminis genomic DNA includes:
- the rodA gene encoding rod shape-determining protein RodA, giving the protein MTEYSSRMHTHRERYGLLWRFHLDWALLMGLLALMSVALLVVYSAGGQDYMVQQSMRFALGIAAMIVIAQVPPRLLKLWAPALYVIGIIMLVIVDVVGVIGKGAQRWLDLGFIRFQPSELMKIAVPMLLAWYFADRPLPPRLTHIAIAGGLILLPVGLIALQPDLGTALLIAASGFMVLWLAGLPWQLLLAGGIGVAGLAPLLWYFYMLDYQRQRVLTFLDPESDPLGAGYHIIQSKIAIGSGGLYGKGYFQGTQSQLEFVPERHTDFIFAVIGEEFGLLGGLVLLALFAFIIIRGLYIANQAQDTFSRLLAGALALTFFVYVFVNMGMVSGILPVVGVPLPLVSYGGTAAVTLLAGFGVLMSVHTHRRLLTS; this is encoded by the coding sequence ATGACTGAATACAGCTCACGCATGCACACGCACCGGGAGCGCTACGGCTTGCTCTGGCGCTTTCATCTGGATTGGGCACTGCTGATGGGGTTACTGGCGCTGATGTCAGTGGCTTTGTTGGTGGTGTATAGCGCCGGTGGTCAGGATTATATGGTGCAGCAATCGATGCGTTTCGCGCTTGGCATTGCCGCGATGATCGTGATTGCGCAAGTGCCACCACGGTTGCTGAAACTGTGGGCGCCAGCGCTCTATGTCATCGGCATCATCATGCTGGTGATCGTTGATGTGGTTGGTGTGATCGGCAAAGGTGCGCAGCGCTGGCTGGATCTCGGCTTCATCCGGTTTCAACCATCGGAGCTGATGAAGATTGCCGTGCCGATGTTGCTGGCCTGGTATTTTGCCGACCGACCCTTGCCGCCGCGGTTGACGCATATCGCCATTGCCGGTGGCCTGATTCTGTTGCCGGTGGGCTTGATTGCCCTGCAGCCGGACTTGGGCACTGCGCTGCTGATTGCTGCGTCCGGCTTCATGGTGTTATGGCTAGCCGGTTTGCCGTGGCAGCTGTTGCTGGCCGGCGGCATCGGTGTGGCCGGCTTGGCGCCGCTGCTGTGGTATTTCTACATGCTCGATTACCAGCGTCAACGGGTGCTGACTTTTCTGGATCCGGAAAGCGATCCGCTCGGTGCTGGTTATCACATCATCCAGTCAAAAATCGCCATCGGTTCTGGCGGCCTGTACGGCAAAGGGTATTTTCAGGGCACCCAGTCGCAGCTGGAGTTTGTGCCGGAGCGGCACACCGATTTCATTTTCGCGGTGATCGGTGAAGAGTTCGGTCTGCTCGGCGGGCTGGTGCTGCTGGCGCTGTTTGCCTTCATCATCATTCGCGGTCTGTATATTGCCAATCAGGCGCAGGATACGTTTTCCCGGTTACTGGCCGGGGCACTGGCGTTGACGTTCTTTGTCTATGTGTTTGTCAACATGGGCATGGTCTCCGGTATCCTGCCCGTGGTGGGCGTGCCGTTGCCACTGGTCAGTTATGGTGGCACCGCCGCGGTCACCTTGCTGGCCGGTTTTGGTGTGCTGATGTCGGTGCATACCCACCGCCGACTGCTGACCAGTTGA
- the mrdA gene encoding penicillin-binding protein 2 — MNRRMRMKDPVAETSLFFVRATIAAGVVGLLTLVLATRLFYLQIVEHHQYRTLADRNRISVQPIAPTRGLIYDRNGVLLAENRSSFALEMIPAKVTDIAATLDQLASIVTITDDDRERFAAERKQHRRDQPVPIRSRLSDREVAVFASNQHRFPGVTLTGRLIRYYPFGPQLVHALGYVGRINDKEWEKLDQNNYAATQHIGKLGLEKHYEDVLHGAAGFQEVETDVHDRVVRVLNRVPPIPGRDLHLHLDSGLQMAALSALGDQRGVVIAVDPNTGGVLALVSAPGYDPNPFVTGIDRLSYQGLLESPDVPLYNRALLGVYPPGSTVKPVLALAGLNTGATTIERKIFDPGWFKLPGDDRRYRDWVLNKGLPAHGWLDVRFAISQSCDTYFYDLANRMGIDKLSEQMQRFGFGQLTGIDVDEEVRGLLPTREWKRRARKDAWYPGETISVGIGQGYWSATSLQLVNAAATLANGGVRRELRMVDSIGSLDNAQKVSAPLAAVQPEVASPAYLEVVRGGMRDVVMASNGTARKAFVGVNYDAAGKTGTAQVTSYGQNEKYDATKIDERFRDNALFIGFAPFDKPQIAVAVLVENVIGGGASNAAPIARRVMDHYLAQSREPNAKRDQEPAHD; from the coding sequence ATGAACCGCCGCATGCGCATGAAAGATCCGGTGGCGGAGACCAGCCTGTTCTTTGTTCGCGCCACCATCGCCGCCGGCGTGGTCGGCTTGCTGACACTGGTGTTGGCAACCCGGCTGTTCTATCTGCAGATCGTCGAACATCACCAGTACCGGACCCTGGCGGACCGCAACCGCATCAGCGTCCAGCCAATCGCGCCGACCCGTGGCCTCATCTATGACCGCAACGGCGTGTTGCTGGCGGAAAATCGCTCCAGCTTTGCGCTGGAAATGATCCCGGCAAAAGTGACCGATATTGCCGCCACGCTCGATCAGCTGGCGAGCATTGTCACTATCACCGACGATGATCGCGAGCGTTTCGCCGCCGAGCGCAAACAACACCGGCGCGATCAACCAGTACCGATTCGCTCGCGTCTGAGCGATCGGGAAGTGGCGGTGTTTGCCAGCAACCAGCACCGCTTTCCCGGCGTCACCCTGACCGGGCGCCTGATTCGCTATTACCCATTCGGACCGCAGCTGGTGCACGCGCTCGGTTATGTCGGCCGCATCAACGACAAGGAATGGGAAAAGCTCGATCAGAACAATTACGCCGCGACTCAGCACATCGGCAAACTCGGCCTGGAAAAACATTACGAAGACGTGTTGCACGGCGCCGCCGGTTTCCAGGAAGTCGAAACTGATGTGCATGACCGGGTGGTCCGGGTGTTGAACCGGGTGCCGCCGATTCCGGGCCGCGATCTGCATCTGCACTTGGACAGCGGTTTGCAAATGGCCGCGCTGTCGGCGCTCGGCGATCAGCGCGGCGTGGTGATTGCAGTGGACCCGAATACCGGCGGCGTGTTGGCGTTGGTCAGTGCGCCGGGCTATGACCCGAATCCGTTTGTCACCGGCATTGATCGGCTGAGTTATCAAGGCTTGCTGGAGTCGCCGGATGTGCCGCTGTACAACCGCGCGTTGCTCGGTGTTTATCCGCCGGGTTCGACGGTCAAACCGGTGCTGGCACTGGCTGGTCTCAACACCGGTGCCACCACCATCGAGCGAAAAATTTTCGATCCGGGCTGGTTCAAATTACCGGGCGATGATCGGCGTTATCGCGACTGGGTGTTGAACAAGGGCTTGCCGGCGCACGGCTGGCTCGATGTCCGTTTTGCCATCAGCCAATCCTGCGACACGTATTTCTATGATCTGGCCAATCGCATGGGCATCGACAAACTGTCGGAGCAGATGCAGCGTTTTGGTTTTGGCCAGCTGACCGGTATCGATGTTGATGAAGAAGTGCGCGGTTTGTTGCCAACCCGGGAATGGAAGCGGCGCGCACGCAAAGATGCCTGGTATCCGGGCGAAACGATTAGCGTCGGCATTGGCCAAGGTTACTGGAGCGCAACCTCATTGCAATTGGTCAACGCAGCGGCAACATTGGCCAACGGTGGTGTGCGCCGCGAGCTGCGCATGGTTGACAGCATCGGCAGCCTCGACAATGCGCAGAAAGTGTCGGCACCGCTCGCCGCGGTGCAGCCGGAAGTTGCCAGCCCGGCTTATCTTGAAGTGGTGCGCGGTGGCATGCGTGACGTGGTCATGGCCTCAAACGGCACCGCCCGCAAAGCGTTTGTCGGCGTCAATTACGATGCCGCCGGCAAGACCGGTACCGCGCAGGTGACTTCGTATGGCCAGAACGAAAAATACGACGCCACCAAGATTGACGAACGCTTTCGCGACAATGCCCTGTTCATCGGTTTTGCGCCATTCGACAAACCGCAGATCGCGGTAGCGGTGCTGGTCGAGAACGTCATCGGCGGTGGCGCCAGTAATGCGGCACCGATTGCCCGTCGGGTCATGGATCATTATCTCGCCCAATCCCGTGAGCCGAACGCCAAGCGCGACCAGGAGCCAGCCCATGACTGA
- a CDS encoding septal ring lytic transglycosylase RlpA family protein: MRDIRAAVHGGVLAISFLLMACSSSPTKDEADSGPDVPPDLRHVQEPVPRKEPRSRFGNPESYTVLGETYHVLDSAEGFSQRGIASWYGNKFHGKRTSSGEPYDMYKMTAAHKTLPIPVHVRVTNLDNGKSIIVRVNDRGPFKEGRIIDLSYAAAHKLGMTGTGTARVEISALTGDDDSTATNTNATGSSAGTAPRNTTTSAAGDEGLFFVQIASFRNEDSADEVAAQVQPLVGYPVKVFEADTDDGRVYRVRVGPLSRRDYAEKVRDHLEGKGYERPAIVGP, translated from the coding sequence ATGAGAGATATTCGCGCAGCGGTTCATGGTGGTGTGCTGGCGATCAGTTTTCTGCTGATGGCCTGTTCATCATCACCGACCAAGGATGAGGCCGACAGCGGTCCGGATGTACCGCCGGATTTGCGTCATGTCCAAGAGCCGGTGCCGCGCAAGGAACCGCGCAGTCGCTTTGGTAACCCGGAAAGTTACACCGTGCTTGGCGAGACCTATCACGTGCTCGATTCCGCAGAGGGTTTTTCCCAGCGCGGCATCGCTTCTTGGTATGGCAACAAATTTCATGGCAAGCGCACTTCGAGCGGCGAGCCGTATGACATGTACAAGATGACGGCGGCGCACAAGACTTTGCCGATTCCGGTGCATGTCCGGGTGACCAATCTCGACAATGGCAAATCGATCATTGTCCGGGTCAACGATCGCGGTCCGTTCAAGGAAGGCCGCATCATTGATTTGTCTTACGCGGCGGCGCACAAGCTTGGCATGACTGGGACCGGTACGGCCCGGGTCGAAATCAGCGCGCTGACCGGCGATGATGACAGCACCGCAACCAACACCAACGCAACAGGCAGCAGTGCCGGCACGGCACCTCGCAACACGACGACCAGCGCAGCGGGAGACGAGGGGCTGTTCTTCGTCCAGATTGCTTCGTTCCGCAATGAAGACAGCGCCGATGAAGTCGCGGCGCAAGTGCAACCTTTGGTCGGTTATCCGGTCAAGGTGTTCGAAGCCGATACCGATGACGGCCGGGTGTACCGGGTTCGGGTCGGTCCGCTCAGCCGGCGCGATTACGCCGAAAAGGTGCGCGACCATCTTGAAGGCAAAGGATACGAACGTCCCGCCATTGTTGGTCCGTGA
- a CDS encoding LPS-assembly lipoprotein LptE, whose translation MRRLAGVLITTLMLASVGGCGFHLRGVQPGVAGLQVYIDSKTPYGEFEQVLADSVRQADMTISSSAIDAGMVVQLRDERMTRRVQTVNTTGRAADYELILTVEYALAAPNAVTDSETRKLDSRREYNFDNAELLGKAEEEALLVQEMRRDIAARLLRQIAYQAAGTH comes from the coding sequence ATGCGCCGGCTTGCTGGCGTCTTGATCACCACGCTGATGCTGGCGAGCGTCGGCGGCTGCGGTTTTCATCTGCGCGGCGTGCAGCCCGGTGTCGCCGGGCTGCAGGTCTATATCGACAGCAAAACGCCGTATGGTGAATTCGAGCAGGTGCTGGCGGACAGTGTCCGGCAAGCCGACATGACGATCAGTTCCAGCGCGATTGACGCCGGCATGGTGGTGCAACTGCGCGACGAGCGGATGACCCGGCGGGTGCAAACCGTCAACACCACCGGACGGGCTGCTGACTATGAGCTGATCCTGACCGTTGAGTACGCGCTGGCGGCACCGAATGCGGTGACCGACAGCGAAACCCGCAAACTCGATTCGCGACGCGAATACAACTTTGACAATGCCGAACTGCTCGGCAAGGCCGAAGAAGAGGCATTGCTGGTGCAGGAAATGCGGCGCGACATCGCCGCCCGATTGTTGCGGCAAATTGCCTATCAGGCCGCCGGAACGCATTGA
- the rsfS gene encoding ribosome silencing factor translates to MQAELLRDLVLRELEEIKARDVNAMDVRKLTSIADYLVICCGTSSRHCKSIAHYVVEKAKAAGAMPLGVEGEQEGEWILVDLGDVIVHVMQRETRDYYQLEKLWDTDWGSNSGQIDARKKQ, encoded by the coding sequence ATGCAAGCTGAGTTGTTACGCGATCTGGTTCTGCGCGAACTGGAAGAAATCAAAGCCCGTGATGTCAATGCGATGGATGTGCGCAAGCTGACCAGCATCGCTGACTATCTGGTCATCTGTTGCGGCACCTCGAGTCGTCATTGTAAATCGATTGCCCATTATGTAGTCGAGAAAGCCAAGGCCGCCGGTGCCATGCCGCTGGGGGTTGAAGGCGAGCAGGAAGGCGAATGGATATTGGTCGATTTGGGTGACGTGATTGTTCATGTCATGCAACGCGAAACCCGCGATTACTACCAGCTGGAGAAATTGTGGGACACGGACTGGGGTTCGAACAGCGGCCAAATTGATGCCCGGAAAAAGCAATGA
- the rlmH gene encoding 23S rRNA (pseudouridine(1915)-N(3))-methyltransferase RlmH produces the protein MRIRLIALGNKMPGWVSEGYEEYAGRMPHECRLELVELKLPERTKNSDIPRLMAQEAEQILAQLKPAERLLALDVKGRNWSTEQLAGEMQRWRQDGRDIALIIGGPDGIAPELLAKAELKWSLSALTLPHPLVRIVVAEALYRAHTLLSNHPYHRA, from the coding sequence ATGCGCATACGCCTGATTGCGCTCGGCAACAAAATGCCCGGTTGGGTTAGCGAAGGCTACGAGGAATACGCTGGCCGGATGCCGCATGAGTGCCGGCTGGAGCTGGTTGAACTGAAGCTGCCGGAGCGGACCAAGAACAGCGACATTCCCCGGCTGATGGCGCAGGAAGCCGAGCAGATTCTGGCGCAGCTGAAACCGGCTGAACGGCTGCTGGCACTGGATGTCAAAGGCCGTAACTGGAGTACCGAACAGTTGGCTGGCGAAATGCAGCGCTGGCGCCAGGATGGTCGTGATATTGCCCTGATTATTGGTGGCCCCGACGGCATCGCCCCGGAGTTGTTGGCGAAAGCTGAACTGAAATGGTCGCTGTCGGCGTTGACGCTGCCGCATCCGCTGGTTCGGATCGTGGTGGCGGAAGCGCTGTACCGCGCTCACACTTTGCTGAGCAATCATCCGTATCACCGGGCTTGA
- the leuS gene encoding leucine--tRNA ligase, which produces MEEHYSPDSIEPRVQSQWADANAFAAREDSEKEKFYCLSMFPYPSGRLHMGHVRNYTIGDVISRVQRMLGKSVLQPMGFDAFGLPAENAAIQNQVAPAAWTDDNMAYMKGQLKRLGFGYDWDRELATCKPDYYRWEQWFFTRLMKKGIAYKKMAVVNWDPVDQTVLANEQVIDGRGWRSGALVERREIPQWFLKITDYADELLTDLDMLEGWPEQVKTMQRNWIGKSEGMTIRFGIDGRSEQLEIYTTRPDTLLGVTYVAVAAQHPLALAMAGGNAELAAFIEACKTQTTMEADMATMEKKGVATGLYAIHPISGRKVPVWAANFVLMEYGTGAVMAVPGHDQRDWEFATKYGLPIDQVIEPMPSVNGHGEVCDLSKAAYTEKGRLINSGEFNGLDFAAAFTAIEKHLKAKNAGDKKVNFRLRDWGVSRQRYWGCPIPVINCAHCGAVPVPDEQLPVVLPTEVTVTGDGSPLKKMTAWKQCSCPSCGKPAERETDTFDTFMESSWYYARYSCPDATDKMLDERAKYWTPVDQYIGGIEHAILHLLYARFFHKLMRDEGLVDSDEPFTKLLTQGMVIADTFYRQDPDGKKTWYNPADVDVELDDKARPVAARYKVDGQAVHIGGTEKMSKSKNNGVDPQAMIDKYGADTVRLFMMFAAPPELQLEWSDAGVEGAHRFLRRLWKAVYGHRVNGLVAPLNVSALNAQQRELYAKTHETLKKTSDDMQRRYTFNTAIAAVMELLNAINKFVAMDEQDRAVVQHALETAVLVLSPITPHISEVLWQHLGHDTSLYRQPWPEVDESALQRDSVTVVVQVNGKLRAKLELAVSATEEQAKAAALDEEPVQRQLEGKSLRKVIYVPGKLLNLVVA; this is translated from the coding sequence ATGGAAGAGCATTACAGCCCCGATTCGATTGAGCCCCGCGTCCAGAGCCAGTGGGCCGATGCCAATGCCTTCGCCGCCCGCGAAGACAGTGAAAAAGAAAAATTCTATTGCCTGTCGATGTTCCCGTACCCGAGCGGCCGCTTGCACATGGGCCATGTCCGCAATTACACCATTGGCGACGTCATTTCCCGGGTGCAGCGCATGCTGGGCAAGAGCGTGCTGCAACCGATGGGTTTCGATGCCTTTGGTCTGCCGGCCGAGAACGCCGCCATCCAGAATCAGGTCGCGCCAGCGGCCTGGACCGACGACAACATGGCCTACATGAAGGGCCAGCTGAAGCGGCTTGGCTTTGGTTACGACTGGGACCGCGAGCTCGCCACCTGCAAACCGGATTACTACCGCTGGGAACAGTGGTTTTTCACTCGCCTGATGAAGAAGGGCATCGCCTACAAAAAAATGGCGGTGGTCAACTGGGATCCGGTCGACCAAACCGTGCTGGCCAACGAGCAGGTGATCGACGGCCGTGGCTGGCGCTCAGGCGCGCTGGTCGAGCGGCGGGAAATTCCGCAGTGGTTTTTGAAAATCACCGATTACGCTGATGAACTGCTGACTGATCTGGACATGCTGGAAGGCTGGCCGGAACAGGTCAAAACCATGCAGCGCAACTGGATTGGCAAATCCGAAGGCATGACCATCCGCTTTGGCATCGACGGCCGCAGCGAACAACTCGAAATCTACACCACCCGGCCGGACACCTTGCTCGGCGTGACCTACGTCGCGGTTGCGGCGCAGCACCCGTTGGCCTTGGCCATGGCGGGCGGCAATGCCGAACTCGCCGCGTTCATCGAGGCGTGCAAAACCCAAACCACCATGGAAGCCGACATGGCGACCATGGAGAAAAAAGGTGTCGCCACCGGTCTGTATGCCATTCACCCGATCAGCGGTCGCAAGGTGCCGGTCTGGGCCGCCAATTTCGTGCTGATGGAATACGGCACCGGTGCGGTCATGGCTGTACCGGGTCACGATCAGCGCGACTGGGAATTCGCGACCAAATATGGTCTGCCGATTGATCAGGTCATCGAACCGATGCCGTCCGTAAATGGCCACGGTGAAGTCTGCGATCTGAGCAAGGCCGCGTACACAGAAAAAGGCCGCCTGATCAATTCCGGCGAATTCAATGGCCTTGATTTCGCGGCCGCGTTCACGGCAATCGAAAAACACCTGAAGGCGAAAAACGCCGGCGACAAGAAAGTGAATTTCCGCCTGCGTGACTGGGGCGTGTCGCGTCAGCGCTACTGGGGCTGCCCGATCCCAGTGATCAATTGCGCGCATTGCGGTGCGGTGCCGGTACCGGATGAGCAACTGCCGGTGGTGTTGCCGACCGAGGTCACCGTCACCGGTGACGGTTCGCCGCTGAAGAAAATGACCGCGTGGAAACAGTGCAGCTGCCCCAGCTGTGGCAAGCCGGCCGAACGCGAAACCGATACCTTCGACACCTTCATGGAGTCGAGCTGGTACTACGCGCGTTATTCCTGCCCGGATGCGACCGACAAGATGCTCGACGAACGGGCCAAATACTGGACCCCGGTCGATCAATACATTGGCGGCATCGAACACGCGATTCTGCATCTGCTGTACGCGCGCTTTTTCCACAAACTGATGCGCGATGAAGGTCTGGTCGACTCCGATGAGCCGTTCACCAAATTGCTGACCCAGGGCATGGTGATCGCCGATACGTTTTATCGGCAGGACCCGGATGGCAAGAAAACCTGGTACAACCCGGCCGACGTCGACGTCGAGCTGGATGACAAGGCGCGGCCGGTTGCGGCCCGCTACAAAGTCGACGGTCAGGCGGTGCACATTGGCGGCACCGAAAAAATGTCGAAATCAAAAAACAACGGTGTTGATCCGCAGGCGATGATCGACAAATACGGTGCCGACACCGTCCGTCTGTTCATGATGTTTGCAGCACCGCCGGAACTGCAGCTAGAGTGGAGCGATGCCGGCGTCGAAGGCGCGCACCGCTTCCTGCGCCGGCTGTGGAAGGCGGTGTACGGTCACCGCGTCAACGGTCTGGTGGCGCCGCTCAACGTCAGCGCGCTCAATGCGCAGCAACGCGAGCTTTACGCCAAGACCCATGAGACGCTGAAGAAAACCAGCGATGACATGCAGCGTCGCTACACGTTCAACACCGCCATTGCCGCGGTGATGGAGCTGCTGAACGCGATCAACAAGTTTGTTGCGATGGATGAACAGGATCGGGCGGTGGTGCAACACGCACTGGAAACTGCGGTGCTGGTGCTGTCGCCGATCACGCCGCACATCAGCGAAGTGTTGTGGCAGCACCTTGGCCACGATACGTCGTTGTACCGGCAGCCCTGGCCGGAAGTGGATGAGTCGGCCTTGCAGCGCGATTCGGTCACCGTGGTGGTACAAGTCAATGGCAAGCTGCGCGCCAAACTGGAACTCGCGGTCAGCGCCACCGAAGAGCAGGCGAAAGCTGCCGCACTGGACGAAGAGCCGGTGCAGCGCCAGCTGGAGGGCAAGAGCCTGCGCAAAGTCATTTACGTGCCGGGCAAGTTGCTGAACCTGGTGGTGGCCTGA
- the holA gene encoding DNA polymerase III subunit delta, giving the protein MKIAGPALTAALERELAPLYLLSGDEPLLIEEALDAIRQAARARGFSERESHVVDKSFDFDALFANTGTLSLFASQRLLELRFTGNPNREAQAALNEQAERLGSDTVLVITLPKLDRKEAEAKWLQALEQRGSHVTIASVGSAEISSWLQQRLRAAGLQAEPDALALLVQLCEGNLLAAHQLISQLVLLFPGAKLTAEQISSVAADNARYNLFELMDTALRGDGNRCLRMLHGLRHEDEQGNLRGLFGLLHRDIRALVNVAHIKARGQRIGDAWKEVGVFSSRLPLFERVAARLGVQGCQQQMQRVAQLDQQIKGVAKGEPWLLLEAVLMSLAAVSVPTA; this is encoded by the coding sequence ATGAAGATTGCCGGACCGGCCCTGACCGCCGCCCTCGAACGCGAACTGGCGCCGCTGTATCTGCTGAGCGGTGATGAGCCGCTGTTGATCGAGGAAGCGCTGGATGCGATTCGGCAAGCGGCGCGCGCGCGCGGTTTCAGCGAGCGGGAAAGCCATGTTGTCGACAAGTCGTTTGATTTCGATGCCCTGTTCGCCAACACCGGCACCCTGAGTCTGTTCGCCAGCCAGCGTTTGCTGGAGCTGCGCTTTACCGGCAACCCGAATCGCGAGGCGCAAGCCGCGCTGAACGAGCAGGCCGAACGGCTCGGCAGCGACACCGTGCTGGTCATCACGCTGCCCAAACTGGATCGCAAAGAGGCCGAGGCCAAATGGCTTCAAGCGCTGGAGCAGCGTGGCAGCCATGTCACCATTGCCAGCGTTGGCAGCGCCGAAATCAGCAGTTGGTTGCAGCAGCGTTTGCGCGCCGCCGGCTTGCAGGCCGAGCCGGATGCCTTGGCGCTGTTGGTGCAATTGTGCGAAGGCAATTTGTTGGCCGCGCATCAGCTGATCAGTCAGCTGGTGTTGTTGTTTCCGGGCGCCAAACTGACGGCGGAACAAATTTCCTCGGTGGCTGCCGACAATGCCCGCTACAACCTGTTTGAGTTGATGGACACGGCGCTGCGTGGTGACGGCAATCGTTGCCTGCGCATGCTGCATGGGCTGCGTCACGAAGACGAGCAAGGCAATTTGCGCGGCCTGTTTGGTTTGCTGCATCGGGACATCCGGGCGTTGGTCAATGTCGCCCATATCAAGGCGCGCGGCCAGCGCATCGGTGATGCCTGGAAAGAGGTCGGCGTGTTCAGTTCACGGCTGCCGCTGTTCGAGCGCGTTGCGGCCCGGCTGGGTGTGCAAGGTTGTCAGCAGCAAATGCAGCGCGTCGCCCAGCTGGATCAGCAAATCAAAGGCGTCGCCAAAGGCGAGCCGTGGCTGTTGCTGGAAGCAGTGCTGATGAGTCTGGCCGCCGTGTCGGTACCGACCGCATGA
- the mltB gene encoding lytic murein transglycosylase B, with protein sequence MNTQCKLLNAGSVFAALLTAMVMTGCTPTPQQQFAARMQTQYGIDKREVEAGLQQAEKKDDIIALMTKPAEAVKPWKDYAPIFLTDARRNNGVAFWREHADTLAKAEQQFGVPAEYIVAIIGVETNYGRIMGKHRVLDALNTLAFYYPPRSPYFTGELEQFFVLAREQNWDLTTPMGSYAGAMGMGQFMPTSYRKWAVDFDGDGQVNLFQTPADAIGSVGNYFRIHGWQTGGAMMLPVSFAAEPAGSLLYPKRDVAPLNDLFAAGMQAPVALQPDWQAALLVFDEADGRHYYLGFNNFRVITRYNKSPLYARAVLEFAGQLKAAYLQPSTATATSATTPPANSSRAGVGSR encoded by the coding sequence ATGAATACACAATGCAAACTGTTGAATGCCGGTTCGGTCTTTGCGGCACTGTTGACCGCTATGGTCATGACCGGCTGTACGCCAACACCGCAGCAGCAATTCGCCGCGCGCATGCAAACGCAATACGGCATCGACAAGCGCGAAGTAGAGGCTGGACTCCAGCAAGCGGAAAAGAAAGACGACATCATTGCGCTGATGACCAAACCCGCCGAAGCGGTCAAACCCTGGAAAGATTACGCGCCGATTTTCCTGACCGATGCCCGCCGCAACAATGGCGTGGCGTTCTGGCGCGAGCACGCCGATACGCTGGCGAAAGCTGAACAGCAATTTGGCGTGCCTGCCGAATACATCGTGGCCATTATCGGTGTTGAAACCAATTACGGCCGCATCATGGGCAAGCACCGGGTGCTGGATGCGCTCAACACACTGGCGTTTTATTACCCGCCGCGGTCGCCATATTTCACCGGCGAGCTGGAGCAGTTTTTTGTCCTGGCCCGTGAACAGAACTGGGATTTGACCACGCCGATGGGTTCGTATGCCGGCGCCATGGGTATGGGCCAGTTCATGCCGACCAGCTACCGGAAGTGGGCGGTCGATTTTGATGGTGATGGTCAGGTAAATCTGTTCCAGACGCCGGCAGATGCCATCGGCAGCGTGGGCAACTATTTTCGGATTCACGGCTGGCAAACCGGTGGCGCCATGATGTTGCCGGTCAGTTTCGCGGCAGAGCCGGCCGGCTCGCTGCTGTACCCCAAGCGTGACGTCGCGCCGCTGAACGATCTGTTCGCCGCCGGCATGCAGGCGCCGGTGGCCCTGCAACCGGACTGGCAAGCTGCCTTGCTGGTATTCGATGAGGCGGATGGTCGGCATTACTATCTTGGCTTCAATAATTTCCGCGTCATTACCCGCTATAACAAGAGCCCGTTGTATGCGCGCGCCGTGCTGGAGTTTGCCGGCCAGTTGAAAGCAGCTTATCTGCAGCCATCGACGGCAACCGCGACCAGCGCGACGACTCCGCCAGCCAACAGCAGTCGTGCAGGAGTGGGCAGTCGATGA
- the nadD gene encoding nicotinate-nucleotide adenylyltransferase — translation MSAANASAVTLASEKVGPLLYGGTFDPVHQGHLQVARAVAEAAGQPVRMMPAALPPHRAEPGATDQQRLAMLQLAIADQPLLQLDDRELHRSGPSYSVLTLRECAAANERPALILGWDAYCGLPSWREPEAILTLAILIVVPRPQASASLPAPLQRGWSARRPLSASSLAEAHAGDVLLCPMPEHPASATAIRTALRAGVRCPEGLPAAVAAYIEEHKLYAS, via the coding sequence ATGAGCGCAGCGAATGCGTCGGCTGTGACGCTCGCGAGTGAGAAAGTCGGGCCGCTGTTGTATGGCGGCACGTTTGATCCGGTGCATCAGGGTCATCTGCAAGTGGCGCGCGCAGTTGCCGAGGCAGCTGGTCAACCGGTGCGAATGATGCCGGCAGCGTTGCCCCCGCACCGGGCTGAACCGGGTGCCACCGATCAGCAACGTCTGGCGATGTTGCAGCTGGCCATTGCCGATCAACCGCTGTTGCAGCTGGATGATCGCGAACTGCATCGCAGCGGCCCAAGCTACTCGGTGTTGACGCTGCGTGAATGTGCCGCGGCCAATGAGCGGCCGGCACTCATTCTCGGCTGGGATGCCTACTGTGGTTTGCCGAGCTGGCGCGAGCCAGAGGCAATCTTGACGTTGGCGATTTTGATCGTCGTACCACGACCGCAGGCGAGCGCAAGTTTGCCGGCGCCGTTGCAACGCGGTTGGTCAGCACGTCGACCGTTGTCCGCCAGCAGCCTCGCCGAGGCCCATGCTGGCGACGTGTTACTGTGTCCGATGCCGGAACATCCGGCATCAGCAACCGCCATACGAACGGCGCTGCGCGCTGGTGTGCGCTGCCCGGAAGGGCTGCCGGCGGCGGTGGCGGCCTACATTGAAGAGCACAAACTGTATGCAAGCTGA